One window of the Rhodothermales bacterium genome contains the following:
- the tuf gene encoding elongation factor Tu: SKAKFERTKPHVNVGTIGHVDHGKTTLTAALTKVMAEKFGGDVSAFDEIDKAPEEKARGITIATAHVEYESDARHYAHVDCPGHADYVKNMITGAAQMDGAILVVSAADGPMPQTREHILLARQVGVPYIVVYLNKADMVDDEELLELVELEVRDLLSTYEFPGDDTPIVTGSALKALEGDSSEIGTQSIEKLVAALDEHIPLPERPVDGAFMMAIEDVFSISGRGTVVTGRIDRGIVKVGDEIEIVGIKDTEKTTCTGVEMFRKLLDEGQAGDNVGVLLRGTKREDVERGQVLAKPGSINPHTKFECEVYILTKEEGGRHTPFFKGYRPQFYFRTTDVTGAVELPEATEMVMPGDNVQMKVELIAPIAMEEGLRFAIREGGRTVGAGVVAKILD; encoded by the coding sequence TGTCGAAGGCAAAATTTGAGCGAACGAAGCCACATGTCAATGTGGGGACGATAGGTCACGTGGATCACGGTAAGACGACGCTGACGGCGGCGTTGACGAAGGTGATGGCGGAGAAATTCGGCGGTGACGTATCGGCGTTTGATGAGATTGACAAGGCGCCGGAGGAGAAGGCTCGGGGCATCACGATTGCGACGGCGCACGTGGAGTACGAGTCGGATGCGCGCCATTACGCTCACGTGGACTGTCCGGGGCATGCTGACTACGTCAAGAACATGATCACGGGCGCGGCGCAGATGGACGGCGCGATTCTGGTGGTGAGCGCGGCAGACGGTCCGATGCCGCAGACGCGGGAGCACATCTTGCTGGCGCGCCAGGTGGGTGTGCCTTATATCGTGGTGTACCTGAACAAGGCGGACATGGTCGACGACGAGGAGCTTCTGGAGCTGGTTGAGCTCGAAGTTCGGGACTTGTTGTCGACGTACGAATTTCCTGGCGACGACACGCCGATTGTCACGGGTTCGGCGCTGAAGGCGCTGGAAGGCGACAGTTCGGAGATCGGGACGCAGTCGATCGAGAAGCTGGTGGCGGCGCTGGACGAGCATATTCCGTTGCCGGAGCGGCCGGTGGACGGCGCGTTCATGATGGCGATCGAGGACGTGTTTTCGATATCCGGCCGCGGCACGGTGGTGACGGGTCGAATCGACCGGGGCATCGTGAAGGTTGGCGACGAGATCGAGATTGTCGGCATCAAGGACACGGAGAAGACGACGTGTACGGGCGTTGAGATGTTCCGGAAGCTGCTGGACGAGGGTCAGGCGGGAGACAACGTAGGCGTGTTGCTGCGCGGCACGAAGCGCGAGGACGTTGAGCGCGGTCAGGTACTGGCGAAGCCCGGTAGCATCAATCCGCACACGAAGTTCGAGTGCGAGGTGTATATCCTGACGAAGGAAGAGGGTGGCCGTCACACGCCGTTCTTTAAGGGTTACCGGCCACAGTTTTATTTCCGGACGACGGACGTAACGGGAGCGGTGGAGCTACCGGAAGCGACGGAGATGGTGATGCCGGGCGACAACGTGCAGATGAAGGTGGAGCTGATTGCTCCGATCGCGATGGAGGAAGGTCTCCGGTTCGCGATTCGCGAGGGCGGCCGCACGGTTGGTGCCGGTGTCGTGGCGAAAATTCTCGACTGA